The Mesorhizobium sp. M1D.F.Ca.ET.043.01.1.1 genome contains a region encoding:
- a CDS encoding adenylate/guanylate cyclase domain-containing protein, with protein sequence MASVPKEVRSWIYDFFYNERSAAYLKIDARQCIAAKGGNIEHYGLSSLRVGKPVSDQLEFMEGLLPCPELPFHMPMMELPGGRVADLHLFGDGSSVWLLFLDATPERDHQQRLQQKAYEMTLLQERERQLNAKLQSTNEALRESQEGLSREYRRAESLLLNILPASIAERLKADEQIADSHAEVSVLFADIVGFTERARNVGAATTLAILNYFFKAADLLSEQYGCEKIKTIGDCVMAVAGLPVARSDHAEALAHYALELRETARRERFAGEPLSLRIGIHSGPIVAGVIGKRRFVYDLWGDTVNLAARIQKAAEPDEIRISDATHELLGADFSCDPLGETELRGTGRVRMWRLRA encoded by the coding sequence ATGGCCAGCGTGCCGAAAGAAGTCAGAAGCTGGATATACGATTTCTTCTATAATGAGCGTTCTGCCGCATATCTGAAAATTGACGCCCGGCAATGCATAGCCGCGAAGGGCGGCAACATTGAACATTACGGACTCTCGTCGCTTCGCGTCGGCAAGCCCGTCTCCGACCAGCTTGAGTTCATGGAAGGGCTGCTCCCTTGCCCGGAACTTCCATTTCACATGCCTATGATGGAACTGCCCGGCGGGCGTGTCGCGGACCTCCATCTCTTTGGCGACGGCAGCTCGGTGTGGCTGCTCTTTCTCGACGCCACTCCCGAACGCGACCACCAGCAGCGTCTTCAACAGAAGGCTTATGAAATGACGCTCCTGCAAGAGAGGGAGCGTCAACTCAATGCGAAACTGCAATCGACGAACGAGGCGTTGAGGGAGAGCCAGGAGGGTTTGTCGCGCGAATACAGGCGCGCCGAATCCCTTCTCCTCAACATTCTTCCGGCGTCGATCGCGGAGCGGTTGAAAGCGGACGAACAGATTGCGGACAGCCACGCAGAGGTGAGCGTGCTTTTTGCCGACATCGTCGGTTTTACGGAAAGGGCGCGCAACGTCGGAGCCGCGACGACGCTCGCTATCTTGAACTACTTCTTCAAGGCGGCGGATCTGCTCTCGGAACAATATGGTTGCGAAAAGATCAAGACCATCGGCGATTGTGTCATGGCGGTCGCCGGCCTGCCCGTCGCGCGATCCGATCATGCGGAAGCCCTTGCGCACTATGCGCTTGAGCTGCGGGAGACGGCGAGGCGCGAGCGCTTCGCAGGCGAACCGCTAAGCCTCAGGATTGGAATCCACTCCGGACCGATCGTGGCGGGCGTGATAGGCAAAAGGCGGTTTGTCTATGACCTGTGGGGCGACACCGTCAATCTCGCCGCGCGGATTCAAAAGGCCGCGGAGCCCGATGAAATCCGCATTTCGGATGCGACCCACGAATTGCTCGGCGCGGATTTTTCTTGCGACCCACTCGGGGAAACCGAATTGCGTGGAACAGGCCGCGTGCGAATGTGGCGGCTCCGGGCCTGA
- a CDS encoding multidrug efflux RND transporter permease subunit encodes MRFAHFFVDRPIFASVVSVVLLILGGIAYTQLPVAQYPEIAPPTIVVRAQYPGADAETVAATVATPIEQEINGVEGMLYMSSYSSGDGAMALTITFKLGTDLDQAQVLVQNRVSVAEPRLPEEVRRLGITTIKSSPDLMMVVHMLSPDNTYDQLYVSNYARSRVRDILLRLDGVGDLIIFGEREYSLRIWLDPEKLSALGMTSGDVVQALRDQNVQVSGGSIGAPPTNTGTAFQYTVTTQGRFNDARDFRYVIVKSTDDGRLISLQDVARIELGAKDYVTNSYLNGKPAVALAIFQRPGTNALAAAAEIQDKMKELSLDFPKGLSYDIVYNPTEFVAESIQEVYKTILEAMLLVIIVIIVFLQSWRMAIVPIVAIPVSLIGTLAVLYAAGFSLNMLTLFGLVLAIGIVVDDAIVVVENVERNIATGLAPNPASHLTMDEVGTAVIAISLVLIAVFIPTAFIPGISGQFYLQFAITIAVSTAISAFNSLTLSPALAALLFKPHYAAAAMPRFFLARLGRGLADGFNRGFDRVAHWYSRIVRVLVGSWITIAAMLAVFAALIYATVYMVQAVPRGFIPSLDQGYAIVVVQLPDGASLSRTDAVIQQASQIIQKTPGVDYAVAFAGFSGATFTNASNAGVIFARFKPFDERLKAGQSATQVIGNLFGSLQSIKEAFIIALPPPPIRGVGNAGGFKLQIQERNSADMRQILALANEIAGKANKTPGLTGVFTTFSASSPQFFLAIDRDKARILNVPIPNIFETLSINLGTAYVNDFNAFGRVYQVRAQADQAFRLDRADILKLKVRSAAGALVPLGTLIEIRDVTGPALVQRYNMYVSVPLQGNAAPGVSTGDALALMEGITAKTLPDGTSYEWTELAYQERNTGNAAVYIFGLSVLFVFLALAAQYESLVLPFAIVLVVPLGVLAALLGVSFRGLDNNILVQIGLIVLIGLAAKNAILIVEFARQAQERGLSAAEAAVEACRLRLRPILMTAFSFILGVVPLLIATGPGAEMRQSLGTAVFSGMLGVTFVGLFLTPVFYVTLRSLFSWRKPGAEAEPSGPAEAPSETAAE; translated from the coding sequence ATGAGGTTCGCACATTTCTTCGTCGACCGTCCGATCTTCGCATCGGTCGTTTCGGTCGTCCTGCTGATCCTCGGCGGGATTGCTTATACCCAGCTGCCGGTCGCGCAATATCCCGAGATCGCCCCGCCGACCATCGTCGTTCGCGCGCAGTATCCGGGCGCCGACGCCGAGACGGTCGCAGCGACGGTGGCAACGCCGATCGAGCAGGAGATCAACGGCGTCGAGGGCATGCTCTACATGTCGTCCTATTCGTCGGGCGACGGGGCGATGGCGCTGACCATCACCTTCAAGCTGGGCACCGATCTCGATCAGGCGCAGGTGCTGGTGCAGAACCGCGTGTCGGTCGCCGAGCCGCGCCTGCCCGAGGAAGTCCGCCGCCTCGGCATCACCACCATCAAGAGCTCGCCCGACCTGATGATGGTCGTGCACATGCTGTCGCCCGACAATACCTACGACCAGCTCTACGTCTCGAACTACGCCCGCTCGCGGGTGCGCGACATACTGCTCAGGTTAGACGGCGTCGGCGACCTCATCATCTTCGGCGAACGCGAATATTCGCTGCGCATCTGGCTCGATCCGGAAAAACTGTCCGCCCTGGGCATGACCTCGGGCGATGTGGTGCAGGCGCTGCGCGACCAGAACGTGCAAGTGTCGGGCGGCTCGATCGGCGCGCCGCCGACCAACACCGGCACGGCGTTCCAGTACACGGTCACCACGCAAGGCCGCTTCAACGACGCACGCGACTTCCGATACGTGATCGTCAAATCGACCGATGACGGCCGCCTGATCTCGCTGCAGGACGTGGCGCGCATCGAGCTCGGCGCCAAGGATTACGTCACCAACTCCTATCTCAACGGCAAACCGGCGGTGGCGCTCGCCATCTTCCAGCGGCCGGGCACCAATGCGCTCGCCGCAGCCGCGGAAATCCAGGACAAGATGAAGGAGCTTTCCCTCGACTTCCCGAAAGGGTTGAGCTACGACATCGTCTACAACCCGACCGAGTTCGTCGCCGAGTCGATCCAGGAGGTCTACAAGACGATCCTCGAGGCGATGCTGCTGGTCATCATCGTCATCATCGTCTTCCTGCAATCGTGGCGCATGGCGATCGTGCCGATCGTGGCCATCCCCGTGTCGCTGATTGGCACGCTGGCGGTGCTTTACGCCGCCGGCTTCTCGCTCAACATGCTGACGCTGTTCGGCCTCGTTCTGGCGATCGGCATCGTCGTCGACGATGCTATCGTCGTGGTCGAGAACGTCGAGCGCAATATCGCCACAGGGCTGGCGCCCAATCCGGCGTCGCACCTGACCATGGACGAAGTCGGAACGGCGGTCATCGCGATCTCGCTGGTGCTGATAGCCGTGTTCATACCGACGGCCTTCATCCCCGGCATTTCTGGGCAGTTCTACCTGCAGTTTGCGATCACCATCGCGGTGTCGACGGCGATCTCGGCATTCAATTCGCTGACGCTTTCGCCGGCGCTGGCCGCACTGCTGTTCAAGCCGCACTACGCCGCGGCGGCGATGCCGCGCTTTTTCCTGGCGCGGCTCGGACGGGGGCTCGCCGACGGCTTCAATCGCGGCTTTGACAGGGTCGCCCATTGGTATTCGCGCATCGTCCGCGTGCTGGTCGGCTCGTGGATAACGATCGCCGCCATGCTGGCCGTTTTCGCGGCCCTCATCTATGCCACGGTCTACATGGTGCAGGCGGTGCCGCGCGGTTTCATTCCGTCGCTCGACCAGGGCTATGCGATCGTCGTCGTCCAGTTGCCGGACGGCGCCTCGCTGTCGAGGACCGATGCGGTCATCCAGCAGGCGTCGCAGATCATCCAGAAAACGCCAGGCGTCGACTACGCAGTCGCCTTCGCCGGCTTCTCCGGCGCGACCTTCACCAACGCCAGCAACGCGGGCGTGATCTTCGCCAGGTTCAAGCCGTTTGACGAGCGACTGAAAGCCGGCCAGTCGGCGACCCAGGTCATCGGCAACCTGTTCGGCAGCCTGCAAAGCATCAAGGAAGCCTTCATTATCGCACTGCCGCCGCCTCCGATCCGCGGCGTCGGCAATGCCGGCGGCTTCAAGCTGCAGATCCAGGAGCGCAACAGCGCCGACATGCGGCAGATCCTGGCGCTTGCCAACGAAATCGCCGGCAAGGCCAACAAGACGCCGGGGCTGACGGGCGTGTTCACCACATTCTCCGCGTCGAGCCCGCAATTCTTCCTGGCGATCGATCGCGACAAGGCGCGCATCCTGAACGTGCCGATCCCCAACATCTTCGAGACGCTGTCGATCAATTTGGGCACCGCCTACGTCAACGACTTCAACGCTTTCGGGCGCGTCTACCAGGTGCGGGCGCAGGCCGACCAGGCGTTCCGCCTCGATCGCGCCGATATCTTGAAACTGAAGGTGCGCTCGGCGGCCGGCGCGCTGGTTCCGCTCGGCACGTTGATCGAGATCCGCGACGTCACCGGCCCGGCACTGGTCCAGCGCTACAACATGTACGTCTCGGTGCCGCTGCAGGGCAACGCCGCGCCCGGCGTTTCCACGGGCGACGCGCTGGCATTGATGGAAGGGATCACGGCAAAGACGCTGCCGGACGGTACCTCCTATGAATGGACCGAGCTCGCCTATCAGGAGCGCAACACCGGCAATGCCGCTGTCTATATCTTCGGACTGTCGGTGCTGTTCGTGTTCCTGGCGCTGGCGGCGCAATATGAGAGCTTGGTGCTGCCGTTCGCCATTGTGCTTGTGGTGCCGCTCGGCGTGCTCGCGGCGTTGCTCGGCGTGTCTTTCCGGGGGCTCGACAACAACATCCTCGTGCAGATCGGCCTCATCGTGCTGATCGGGCTTGCTGCCAAGAACGCGATCCTGATCGTCGAATTCGCGCGGCAGGCGCAGGAACGCGGCCTGTCGGCCGCCGAGGCTGCCGTCGAAGCCTGCCGGCTCAGGCTGCGGCCGATTCTGATGACCGCCTTCTCGTTCATCCTCGGCGTCGTGCCGCTGCTGATCGCGACGGGCCCGGGCGCAGAAATGCGCCAGTCGCTCGGCACCGCGGTGTTCTCCGGCATGCTCGGCGTCACCTTCGTCGGCCTGTTCCTGACGCCCGTGTTCTACGTCACGCTCAGGTCGCTGTTTTCATGGCGCAAGCCGGGTGCCGAGGCCGAGCCTTCGGGGCCGGCAGAGGCGCCATCGGAGACGGCCGCCGAGTAA
- a CDS encoding OmpA family protein, which translates to MTSSVEPISLPQRRASNDTEIDREALARLLVEIARNVDPDNHALYEGIPAADHQLETLRQLLVGGEISELSRVTHLLDEPEQLAAAVGNVLPDATARASHEQLGEALAPAVERAAQRSIQKNPHTLTDILYPVFLPAIRKSIGEKIDQTFQSLNESLRHIFTWHGLKWRFEAWRTGTSFSEVVLNHSLVYRVEHVFLISRSSGLLIAHVTAENATSEDPQLISSMLSAIQDFVRDSFNEKEQSGLDTIRFGELRLWSEVGPFATLVAVIRGNPPEELHEVIRDALLRIHDESSQALERFDGDTSQLPGVETQLQTCVELQHTDSKEGFPWLVVTAALLILIAAGGWFFLSWQSGQRWQAYVSRLAAQPGIVVAEQKVRGGEFYIAGLRDPLAADPQSLLSGTEVDPARVHASWQFYQSLEPEFVLKRLTASLAPPESVRLSVVDGRIVAEGEATTAWINRARAAAQQLSAGGPVFDIAGVRDVSPEERWQAYVSRLQTQPGIIVAEQNVRDGQFYIAGLRDPLAADPQSLLSGTQVDPARVHSTWQFYQSLEPQFVLKRLTASLAPPDSVRLSVVNGRIVAAGEATTAWINRARAAAQQLSAGGPVFDISGVRDVSPEERWQAYVARLQTQPGIIVAQQNVRDGQFYIAGLRDPLAADPQSLLSGTELDPARVHSTWQFYQSLEPQFVLKRLTASLYPPDTVRLSIVKDRIVAEGEAPDTWIDRARAAARQLSAGGPEFDISKVRDVSPDARAAEHWQYYVSRLEAQPGIIVAQQTARGGHFYISGLRDPLAVDPQALLSGTQVDPARVHSQWQFYQSLDPKFVVKRLTASLSPPKSVRLSIIQGRIVVVGEAPAGWIGRAQAAAEQLSADGVVLDVSQLRELNLAELNHLRDSIQTTDIFFSSGRVVPGPEQTPALDRLADQLKEFAENARKAGVTARFMLTGHSDTTGRETANASISAARAETVRALLNKRGVAPELLLVRGAGTFEPAVPENENSRTGNSTNRRVSVTVNLE; encoded by the coding sequence TTGACGTCGAGCGTCGAACCAATCAGCCTACCTCAAAGACGAGCTTCGAACGATACCGAGATTGATCGCGAGGCTTTGGCCCGCCTTTTGGTGGAAATTGCCCGGAACGTCGATCCGGACAACCATGCGCTTTACGAAGGAATTCCAGCCGCAGATCATCAACTGGAAACGCTTCGCCAGTTGCTCGTCGGCGGCGAGATCTCGGAACTTTCACGGGTTACGCACCTGCTCGACGAACCCGAGCAGCTTGCGGCCGCGGTGGGGAACGTTCTCCCCGACGCTACCGCGCGCGCGTCTCATGAGCAACTCGGCGAGGCCCTCGCGCCGGCTGTCGAGAGGGCCGCGCAGCGGTCCATCCAGAAGAATCCGCACACGCTGACGGATATATTGTATCCGGTGTTTCTGCCGGCCATTCGCAAGTCGATCGGCGAAAAGATCGACCAGACCTTCCAGTCGCTGAATGAATCTTTAAGGCATATATTCACCTGGCACGGACTGAAGTGGAGATTTGAGGCCTGGCGCACCGGCACAAGCTTCTCCGAGGTCGTTCTCAATCATTCTCTCGTCTACCGTGTTGAACATGTCTTTCTGATCAGCCGCAGTTCCGGGCTTCTGATCGCGCATGTAACGGCCGAAAACGCCACCAGCGAAGACCCTCAGCTCATTTCCTCGATGCTCAGCGCAATCCAGGATTTTGTGAGGGACTCGTTCAACGAGAAGGAACAGAGCGGCCTCGACACCATCCGGTTCGGGGAGCTTCGCCTCTGGTCGGAAGTCGGACCGTTCGCGACCTTGGTGGCGGTGATCCGGGGAAATCCGCCGGAGGAACTTCATGAAGTAATCCGCGATGCATTGCTTCGCATCCACGATGAATCCTCGCAGGCTTTGGAGCGGTTCGACGGTGACACGTCGCAGTTGCCCGGCGTGGAGACGCAGTTGCAGACCTGCGTCGAACTGCAGCATACGGATTCGAAAGAAGGATTTCCCTGGCTGGTGGTGACGGCGGCCCTGCTGATTTTGATAGCGGCAGGCGGCTGGTTCTTTCTCTCCTGGCAATCCGGACAGCGCTGGCAGGCCTATGTGTCGCGCCTGGCGGCCCAGCCTGGCATCGTCGTTGCCGAACAAAAGGTGCGCGGTGGCGAATTCTATATTGCCGGCCTGAGGGACCCGCTTGCCGCCGACCCGCAGTCGCTGTTGTCCGGAACTGAGGTCGATCCCGCGCGCGTTCACGCGAGCTGGCAATTCTACCAGAGCCTCGAGCCGGAGTTCGTGCTGAAGCGGCTGACGGCGTCACTGGCCCCGCCGGAGTCGGTGCGGCTTTCGGTCGTCGATGGCCGCATCGTCGCCGAGGGCGAGGCAACCACCGCGTGGATCAACCGGGCGCGAGCCGCCGCCCAGCAGCTTTCGGCAGGCGGACCGGTATTCGATATCGCCGGGGTCCGCGATGTGAGCCCCGAGGAGCGCTGGCAGGCCTATGTGTCGCGGCTGCAGACTCAGCCCGGCATCATCGTTGCCGAACAGAATGTGCGCGATGGCCAGTTCTATATTGCCGGCCTGAGGGACCCGCTCGCCGCCGACCCGCAGTCGCTGTTGTCCGGAACGCAGGTCGATCCCGCGCGCGTTCATTCAACCTGGCAGTTCTACCAGAGCCTTGAGCCGCAGTTCGTGCTGAAGCGGCTGACGGCGTCGCTGGCGCCGCCGGATTCTGTGCGGCTTTCAGTCGTCAATGGTCGCATCGTTGCCGCGGGTGAGGCCACCACCGCGTGGATCAACCGGGCGCGGGCCGCCGCCCAGCAGCTTTCAGCCGGCGGACCGGTCTTCGACATCTCCGGGGTCCGTGACGTGAGTCCCGAGGAGCGCTGGCAGGCCTATGTGGCGCGTCTGCAGACTCAGCCCGGCATCATCGTCGCCCAGCAGAACGTGCGCGACGGCCAATTCTATATTGCCGGCCTGAGAGACCCGCTTGCCGCCGACCCGCAGTCGCTGCTGTCGGGAACCGAGCTCGATCCCGCGCGCGTTCATTCAACCTGGCAGTTCTACCAGAGCCTTGAGCCGCAGTTCGTGCTGAAGCGGCTGACGGCGTCGCTGTATCCGCCGGATACAGTACGACTTTCGATCGTCAAGGACCGCATCGTTGCCGAGGGTGAGGCTCCCGACACCTGGATAGATCGAGCGCGTGCAGCAGCTCGACAGCTTTCAGCAGGCGGACCGGAGTTCGACATCTCCAAGGTTCGTGATGTTAGCCCCGATGCACGCGCGGCGGAGCATTGGCAGTATTATGTGTCGCGACTTGAGGCCCAGCCGGGAATCATCGTCGCTCAACAAACGGCGAGGGGCGGACATTTCTACATTTCCGGTCTGAGAGACCCTCTTGCCGTCGACCCGCAAGCTCTGCTGTCCGGAACGCAGGTTGATCCTGCCCGCGTTCATTCACAGTGGCAATTCTATCAGAGTCTTGATCCGAAGTTCGTGGTGAAGCGGCTGACGGCGTCGCTATCCCCGCCGAAATCGGTTCGGCTGTCGATCATCCAGGGCCGCATCGTTGTCGTGGGCGAGGCTCCTGCCGGCTGGATCGGCCGGGCGCAGGCCGCCGCCGAACAACTTTCGGCGGACGGAGTGGTTCTTGATGTCTCGCAGCTGCGCGAGCTGAACCTTGCAGAACTTAATCATTTGAGAGATTCCATCCAGACGACCGATATTTTCTTCTCTTCCGGGAGAGTTGTCCCGGGACCGGAGCAGACGCCGGCGCTCGACAGATTGGCTGATCAATTGAAGGAATTCGCCGAAAATGCCCGCAAGGCAGGCGTGACAGCGCGGTTTATGTTGACCGGCCATTCGGACACGACGGGCCGTGAGACGGCCAACGCGTCGATCAGCGCCGCCCGCGCCGAGACGGTTCGCGCGCTTCTCAACAAGCGCGGCGTCGCTCCGGAACTGCTGCTGGTTCGAGGCGCTGGCACCTTTGAGCCAGCGGTGCCCGAAAATGAAAATAGTCGAACTGGGAACTCCACCAATCGCCGGGTTTCGGTTACGGTGAACTTGGAGTAG
- a CDS encoding Rab family GTPase, translating to MLQKKICMLGGFAVGKTSLVRRFVQSIFSDTYLTTVGVKIDKKSVAFPDKTVDLILWDLAGEDDIGSFRVSYVRGAAGLVLVVDGTRPATLAVALTLRERAEAEFGTMPFVLLFNKSDLADRWAISDGEIDELKQRGWQIYLTSALSGVHVDDAFRQLASMVAK from the coding sequence ATGCTGCAAAAAAAGATCTGCATGTTGGGCGGGTTTGCTGTCGGCAAGACGAGCCTGGTGCGCAGGTTCGTCCAAAGCATCTTTTCAGATACCTACTTGACCACGGTGGGCGTGAAAATCGACAAGAAAAGCGTCGCGTTTCCGGACAAGACAGTGGACCTGATTTTGTGGGATCTGGCCGGCGAAGACGATATCGGCTCATTCCGCGTCAGCTATGTGCGCGGTGCGGCCGGGCTCGTGCTTGTCGTCGATGGAACCCGGCCCGCCACTCTCGCCGTGGCGCTCACGCTGCGTGAGCGGGCCGAGGCCGAATTCGGCACCATGCCGTTCGTATTGCTATTCAACAAATCCGATCTGGCCGATCGGTGGGCGATATCGGATGGCGAGATCGACGAACTGAAGCAACGTGGCTGGCAGATCTATCTGACAAGCGCGCTTTCGGGCGTACATGTCGACGATGCGTTTCGTCAGCTTGCTTCGATGGTCGCCAAGTAG